TTGTATTGGCGCTTGGGATGCTCATTGCGGCCCCCGGACTTCTTCAGGCGATGTCCCACGACAAGGATCTGCCCGCTGCCGAGGGAAAGGCGGTTCATCAGTACATCACCCAGACCAGCCCTTACGGGCAATGGGCTCTCGGGCCCGGCAAAGACAAGCTTTACAAGGGAACGGAACCCCACGGCGCGCTTCTGACCACTTATGTCAATGAGCCAGCCCTTCAAGCCTTGGAAAAGAAGGCTCCCTTGCCGGTTGGTTCGATCATCGTCAAGGAGAACTACATGCCGGACAAAAAACTGGCGGCGGTCACCGTGATGTACAAAAAAGCCGGTTTCAACACTCAGGCCGGCGACTATTTCTGGCTCAAATACGCACCCGACGGGAAGATCGAGGCCGAAGGGAAGGCGCAGATGTGCATCGGCTGCCACAGCGCGGC
This is a stretch of genomic DNA from Desulfuromonas sp. TF. It encodes these proteins:
- a CDS encoding cytochrome P460 family protein, with translation MQKVIGFVLALGMLIAAPGLLQAMSHDKDLPAAEGKAVHQYITQTSPYGQWALGPGKDKLYKGTEPHGALLTTYVNEPALQALEKKAPLPVGSIIVKENYMPDKKLAAVTVMYKKAGFNTQAGDYFWLKYAPDGKIEAEGKAQMCIGCHSAAQGGDFLFTNDQGR